The genome window GAAGGGGAAGAGAGACGGATGGAAGACAGCTTCAAGCGCAAGTCACCGGAAGAGATGCTGAAGATGATTAAGAAGCTGCAGCAGGGTACGCTCAAAATCTACATCGGACCCGTCAGTGGATCGGGCAAAACGTATCACATGTTACGTGAAGGAAATGCGTTGCGCGAGCAGGGCATTGATGTGGTCATCTGTGCCGTATCAACGATGCGCAGACCGGAAACGGTAGAGCAGCTTGGCGCACTCGAACGAATTCCAAGCATTCACTGGTTGCGCCAGAGTGATGATGCAGAGATGAAGGATCTGAACCTGGATGCACTGTTGGTGCGTAATCCTGAGGTTGTGCTGGTAGATGGTTTGGCACATCACAACCGGGAAGGCGCCCGGCATGCTACCCGGCTGGAGGACATTCAGTTTTTGCTCCGACACAATATCAGTGTCATGACAACGGTGAATGTGTATGAGCTGGAAGGGTATACCGAGCTGGCACGGCAGCTCACAGGTATCGCAGCAGAACATACCGTACCCGCGGATACACTGGAACTTGCGGATGAGGTCAAGCTGATTGACGTCACGCCGGAAACCATACTGAGCCGTCTGGCAGAAGGTCATTTGAAGGGGCATGAGGGAGAAGCTGTATTTCGCCAAGGCAATCTGGGTATTCTGCGCGAACTGGCCCTGAGACTGGTTGCAGAAGGGGTGAATGAATCCCTGCGTGAGCATCGGGAGGAGATGGGAATTACCGTCACAACAGGCATTCTGGAACGGATTCTGGTGTCCACGCAATATCATTGGAACGGCTCCATCTATATCCGGCGTGGGCAACAGATTGCCAAACGGCTGAATGGTGATCTGTCCGCGGTGGTTTTTCGGAATATGAAGCAGCCATTAACCAAGGAGGCAATCGTATTTCGGCGCAATATGATCAAGCTGGTGGAGAAGTTTGGCGGCCATATGGAGGAGTTGTCTATATTACACCGTCGCAACATCCCATCTACGCTGGCGCGTTACGCAATGGAGCACCAGATTACCCGGATTGTGATGGGACATTCCCGGCATACGCGCTGGCAGGAATTGTGGCAAGGGTCCGTTGTTAACTCACTGCTACGCAGATTACGTGGTGTGGATCTGTTTCTGGTTGCTGATCGAGCGGCCCGGGAGGGTGAACGTGTGGTCCCGGCCAAAGTAAACGAAGTGGAGTCACTGACATATCGCAGACTAAGTGAGCAGGAAATGAAGGAACAGATTGGCCAGATTCAGCGCGGCACATTCAAAATATATATTGGAGCCGCACCAGGTGTAGGCAAAACCTACATGATGCTGCGGGAAGGCAATGATTTGCTCCGTAAGGGCATCGATGTGCAAATCGGTTTGCTGGAGACACATGGACGGGCAGAAACCGTGGAGCAGATAGGTCATTTATCTGTGATCCCCCGCGTGCAGCGAGTTTATCAGGAGGCTCGGCTGGAAGAGATGGACACGGAGAGAATTCTGCGTCTTTGTCCGGAAGTGGTGCTTGTGGATGAACTGGCGCATACGAATGTGCCCGGAAGTGTCCGGCAAAAGCGTTATGAA of Paenibacillus sp. FSL R5-0517 contains these proteins:
- a CDS encoding histidine kinase produces the protein MEDSFKRKSPEEMLKMIKKLQQGTLKIYIGPVSGSGKTYHMLREGNALREQGIDVVICAVSTMRRPETVEQLGALERIPSIHWLRQSDDAEMKDLNLDALLVRNPEVVLVDGLAHHNREGARHATRLEDIQFLLRHNISVMTTVNVYELEGYTELARQLTGIAAEHTVPADTLELADEVKLIDVTPETILSRLAEGHLKGHEGEAVFRQGNLGILRELALRLVAEGVNESLREHREEMGITVTTGILERILVSTQYHWNGSIYIRRGQQIAKRLNGDLSAVVFRNMKQPLTKEAIVFRRNMIKLVEKFGGHMEELSILHRRNIPSTLARYAMEHQITRIVMGHSRHTRWQELWQGSVVNSLLRRLRGVDLFLVADRAAREGERVVPAKVNEVESLTYRRLSEQEMKEQIGQIQRGTFKIYIGAAPGVGKTYMMLREGNDLLRKGIDVQIGLLETHGRAETVEQIGHLSVIPRVQRVYQEARLEEMDTERILRLCPEVVLVDELAHTNVPGSVRQKRYEDVLILLNAGISVITTMNVQHLESLNDAVEHITGVRVRETVPDRIIQMADEVQLIDVAPQALRQRMREGKIYATAKVEQALANFFKIGNLIALRELALRELADDVDERLEAQQAKFTLRGPWRRQEAVFVCVSSDRHAERLIRRGFRMAYRLKAIWHVHHIHIGESMSAEVKCHLDALEQLTIRLGGQFHIHHSPRLREVPEILARKASEARATQLVVGQARRVWWLNGYRGSGSVVNRLVRLSRHLDVLIVADYDEERSGM